One segment of Sphingomonas qomolangmaensis DNA contains the following:
- a CDS encoding M23 family metallopeptidase: MNRRMAVAALLCVLAPISVAAQTAPFALDGDLIQGGRVLGTAPAGTTQLTLNGEPVEVARDGRFVVAFDRDQPANAILAATRIDGETLRQTLAIRPRAWRIERLNTLARQSRPSAEFLKLRTPELARIAAARAKVTAAQGWRQPFVWPVTGRISGLFGSQRIYRGEPGAYHSGVDVARPGGTTIVAPADGVVILAAASPFTLEGNLLMLDHGMGLNSAFLHLSRIDVREGASVRRGQPIGAIGATGRATGPHLHWSMKWHDARIDPLLVAGPMPG, from the coding sequence ATGAACCGCCGGATGGCGGTTGCTGCATTGCTGTGTGTCCTCGCGCCGATCAGCGTTGCCGCGCAAACCGCGCCCTTCGCACTCGACGGCGATCTGATCCAAGGCGGCCGTGTCCTCGGCACCGCGCCCGCCGGCACCACCCAGTTGACGCTGAACGGGGAGCCTGTCGAAGTCGCGCGCGACGGCCGCTTCGTCGTCGCCTTCGATCGCGACCAGCCGGCCAACGCGATCCTCGCCGCCACGCGGATCGATGGCGAGACGCTGCGCCAGACGCTCGCGATCCGTCCGCGTGCCTGGCGGATCGAGCGGCTCAACACGCTCGCGCGCCAGTCGCGCCCCTCGGCCGAGTTCCTGAAGCTGCGCACCCCCGAACTCGCGCGCATCGCCGCTGCGCGCGCCAAGGTGACCGCCGCGCAGGGCTGGCGGCAGCCATTCGTTTGGCCGGTAACCGGCCGCATCTCGGGGCTGTTCGGGTCGCAGCGAATCTATCGCGGCGAACCCGGCGCCTATCACTCGGGGGTCGACGTCGCGCGCCCTGGCGGCACCACCATCGTCGCCCCCGCCGACGGCGTCGTGATCCTGGCCGCAGCGTCGCCCTTCACGCTCGAGGGCAATCTGCTGATGCTCGACCACGGCATGGGGCTCAACAGCGCGTTCCTGCATTTGTCGCGCATCGACGTCCGCGAAGGCGCGAGCGTCCGCCGCGGCCAGCCGATCGGCGCGATCGGCGCGACCGGCCGCGCGACCGGGCCGCATCTCCACTGGAGCATGAAATGGCACGACGCCCGCATCGACCCGCTGCTGGTGGCGGGGCCGATGCCGGGGTAG
- a CDS encoding nucleoside deaminase yields MRAALDAAAAAGVAGEVPVGAVVVHRGTIVATGANAPRATCDPTAHAEIVAIRAAAAALGRDRLEDCDLWVTLEPCAMCAGAIAHARIARLYYAAPDPKGGAVEHGPRFFGQSTCHHRPEIYPGIGEGEAAALLRAFFAGRR; encoded by the coding sequence ATGCGCGCCGCGCTCGATGCGGCGGCCGCGGCGGGTGTAGCGGGCGAAGTACCGGTCGGCGCGGTCGTGGTCCATCGGGGCACGATCGTCGCCACCGGCGCCAATGCCCCGCGCGCGACGTGCGACCCTACCGCGCATGCCGAGATCGTCGCGATTCGCGCGGCGGCGGCGGCGCTGGGACGCGACCGGCTCGAGGATTGCGATCTTTGGGTGACGCTTGAGCCCTGCGCGATGTGTGCGGGGGCGATCGCGCACGCACGGATCGCCAGGCTCTATTATGCCGCGCCCGATCCCAAGGGGGGTGCGGTCGAGCACGGCCCGCGCTTCTTCGGCCAGTCGACCTGCCACCACCGCCCCGAAATCTATCCCGGGATCGGCGAGGGCGAGGCGGCGGCGTTGCTGCGGGCATTTTTCGCGGGGCGGCGCTGA
- a CDS encoding OmpA family protein — MRIASKFMLTAAIASLGITSACVTDPVTGERSISKAAIGGIGGVVGGYLLGDLVGGRRDRTEKILGAGIGGLAGAGIGAYMDRQERDLRASTAGTDIDVIRQGDDLILQMPSGITFAYDSASIQPQYRGTLDRVADVLSRYEQTYVDVYGHTDSTGSDSYNQGLSERRAVSVADYLTQRGVASARMATRGYGESQPIASNETEEGRAENRRVEVKLVPITDNDVR, encoded by the coding sequence ATGCGTATTGCGTCCAAATTCATGCTTACCGCCGCCATCGCCTCGCTGGGGATCACCAGCGCCTGCGTCACCGATCCGGTGACCGGCGAGCGCAGCATTTCGAAGGCCGCGATCGGCGGCATCGGCGGCGTCGTCGGCGGTTATCTGCTGGGCGACCTGGTCGGCGGTCGCCGCGACCGTACCGAGAAGATCCTGGGCGCGGGCATCGGCGGCCTCGCCGGCGCGGGCATCGGCGCGTATATGGACCGCCAGGAGCGCGACCTTCGCGCCAGCACTGCGGGCACCGACATCGACGTCATCCGCCAGGGCGACGACCTGATCCTGCAGATGCCGTCGGGGATCACCTTCGCCTACGACAGCGCGAGCATCCAGCCGCAATATCGCGGCACGCTCGACCGCGTCGCCGACGTGCTGTCGCGCTACGAGCAGACCTATGTCGATGTGTACGGCCACACCGATTCGACCGGGTCGGACAGCTACAACCAGGGCCTGTCGGAGCGGCGCGCGGTATCGGTTGCCGATTATCTGACGCAGCGCGGCGTAGCATCGGCGCGGATGGCGACCCGCGGCTATGGCGAATCGCAGCCGATCGCCTCGAACGAGACCGAGGAAGGTCGCGCCGAGAATCGCCGCGTCGAAGTGAAGCTGGTGCCCATTACCGACAACGACGTCCGCTAA
- a CDS encoding esterase-like activity of phytase family protein: MRITWSVLLLLVFVHDYSGPARVQLPGNVRVTATAVDIVPGDPAQKRVGGLTYLGGVHLQETGQGRGGYSGIAVAGDRFTLMGDGGNLLSFRLRLPATLQDVRAWALPDGPGTGWQKRDRDSESLAFDRESGTAWVGFEHHNQIWRYSADLRTATGHAAPRAMRDWPEAGGAEAMARLADGSVVVLSESSRPREKRGLRHAIRFAGDPVAAPEDGYRFLYRPPAGFRPVDAVQLPDSRLLVLNRAFGLPYGFTAKLTLVDVAAIAPGATVRGREIATLAPPTLFDNFEGVTALREGDATVIWVVSDDNQQFPQRTLLLKFRLDA; the protein is encoded by the coding sequence ATGCGAATAACCTGGTCGGTGCTGCTGCTGCTCGTGTTCGTGCACGATTATTCGGGGCCCGCGCGGGTGCAGCTGCCGGGCAATGTGCGCGTCACCGCCACCGCGGTCGATATCGTGCCCGGCGATCCCGCGCAAAAGCGCGTCGGCGGGCTCACCTATCTGGGCGGGGTCCATCTGCAGGAAACCGGGCAGGGACGCGGCGGCTATTCGGGGATCGCGGTCGCGGGCGATCGCTTCACGCTGATGGGCGATGGCGGCAACCTATTGTCGTTCCGGCTGCGCCTGCCCGCAACGCTGCAGGACGTTCGCGCCTGGGCGCTGCCCGATGGCCCCGGCACGGGCTGGCAGAAGCGCGACCGCGACAGCGAATCGCTCGCCTTCGATCGCGAAAGCGGCACCGCCTGGGTGGGGTTCGAGCATCACAACCAGATTTGGCGTTATTCCGCCGACCTTCGCACCGCGACGGGCCATGCCGCGCCGCGCGCGATGCGCGATTGGCCCGAGGCCGGCGGCGCCGAGGCGATGGCGCGGCTCGCCGATGGCAGCGTCGTCGTCCTGTCCGAAAGCAGCCGCCCCAGGGAAAAGCGCGGGCTTCGTCATGCGATTCGCTTTGCCGGCGATCCGGTGGCGGCCCCCGAGGACGGCTATCGCTTCCTGTACCGGCCGCCCGCGGGCTTCAGACCAGTCGATGCGGTGCAGTTGCCCGACAGCCGGCTGCTGGTCCTCAACCGCGCCTTCGGGCTGCCCTATGGCTTTACCGCGAAGCTCACGCTGGTCGATGTCGCGGCGATCGCCCCCGGCGCTACCGTGCGGGGCCGCGAGATCGCGACGCTCGCACCACCCACCCTGTTCGATAATTTCGAAGGCGTCACCGCGCTGCGTGAGGGCGATGCGACCGTCATCTGGGTCGTGTCCGACGACAACCAGCAATTCCCGCAGCGGACGTTGCTGCTGAAGTTCCGCCTCGACGCCTGA
- the purD gene encoding phosphoribosylamine--glycine ligase — MNVLLLGSGGREHALAWRLAQSPRLGKLFAAPGNPGIAAHAECVDLVPTDQRGVIDFCLRNSIGLVVIGPEAPLVAGLADNLRTMGIAAFGPGSDAARLEGSKGFTKDLCAREDIPTAGYARVTSLAGARAALTDFGWPVVLKADGLAAGKGVTIAMNPQEAEAALTALFDHPGAEAVIEEFLTGEEASLFVLTDGTTLMPFGSAQDHKRVGDGDTGPNTGGMGAYSPAPVLTPALEQAAIDQIVRPTVEALARAGTPYSGVLYAGLMLTNTGPKLIEYNCRFGDPECQVLMLRFEDDLLELLLATAEGRLGDLPPPRFADATALTVVMAANGYPGTPELGGAIEGIAAAEASGARVFQAGTRTEGDTLVATSGRVLAVTASGATVTQAQAAAYRAVDAIAFPTGFARRDIGWREVEREAD; from the coding sequence ATGAACGTCCTGCTATTGGGATCGGGAGGGCGTGAACATGCGCTCGCATGGCGGCTGGCGCAATCGCCGCGGCTTGGGAAACTGTTCGCCGCACCGGGCAATCCGGGGATCGCCGCGCATGCCGAATGCGTCGATCTGGTGCCGACCGACCAGCGCGGGGTGATCGATTTCTGCCTGCGCAACTCGATCGGCCTGGTGGTGATCGGCCCCGAGGCGCCGCTGGTGGCGGGGCTTGCCGACAATCTGCGGACGATGGGGATCGCGGCGTTCGGCCCCGGTAGCGATGCCGCGCGGCTCGAGGGGTCGAAGGGCTTCACCAAGGACCTGTGCGCGCGTGAGGATATCCCGACCGCGGGCTATGCGCGCGTCACCTCGCTCGCCGGCGCGCGCGCGGCGCTGACCGATTTCGGCTGGCCGGTGGTGCTGAAGGCCGATGGGCTCGCGGCGGGCAAGGGCGTGACGATCGCGATGAACCCGCAAGAGGCCGAGGCAGCGCTGACGGCGCTGTTCGACCATCCCGGCGCCGAGGCGGTGATCGAGGAGTTCCTGACCGGCGAGGAAGCCAGCCTGTTCGTGCTGACCGACGGCACCACGCTGATGCCGTTCGGATCGGCGCAGGACCACAAGCGCGTCGGCGATGGCGATACCGGGCCCAACACCGGCGGCATGGGTGCTTATTCGCCCGCACCGGTACTGACCCCCGCGCTCGAGCAGGCCGCGATCGACCAGATCGTGCGCCCGACCGTCGAAGCGCTGGCACGCGCGGGAACGCCCTATTCGGGGGTGCTGTATGCCGGGCTGATGCTCACCAATACCGGCCCCAAGCTGATCGAATATAATTGCCGCTTCGGCGATCCCGAATGCCAGGTGCTGATGCTGCGGTTCGAGGACGACCTGCTCGAATTGCTGCTGGCGACGGCAGAGGGGCGGCTGGGCGACCTGCCGCCGCCGCGCTTCGCCGATGCAACCGCGCTGACGGTGGTGATGGCAGCGAACGGCTATCCGGGCACCCCCGAGCTCGGCGGCGCGATCGAGGGTATCGCCGCCGCCGAGGCGAGCGGCGCGCGGGTGTTCCAGGCGGGCACCCGCACCGAAGGCGACACGCTGGTGGCGACGAGTGGGCGCGTGCTCGCGGTCACCGCCAGCGGCGCGACGGTGACGCAGGCGCAGGCCGCAGCCTATCGCGCGGTCGATGCGATCGCCTTCCCCACCGGCTTCGCGCGCCGCGACATCGGCTGGCGCGAAGTGGAACGCGAAGCCGACTGA
- a CDS encoding TonB-dependent receptor domain-containing protein: protein MKKLTRQRLLASTLMIGATVVAAPAFAQVAPQSTETVTEQPNTGSPTENVQDEAAITGQDIVVTGSLIRNPNLIASNPVSVIGADEIDLQQANVAEELLRELPGVVPSVGSAVNNGNGGASFVNLRGLGSNRNLVLLDGVRLVPGTLQGQFDLNNVPLALVQRVDVLTGGASTTYGADAISGVVNFITRTDFAGIDLNLSNQIAEQGDGAIFRADLTVGANFDDGRGNAVLSIGYQQADPVFQGDRAISRFQVDSFTGGVGGSGTSVPSRFTGVNPTGADSITSGCGAAGQIACNAVQGNRQVNAAGNAFRPTAAFTPFNFNPDNIFQTPFERYNIYAAANYQISDNVEVYNRAIFSKNTVSTIIAPSGAFAVPVTVGLNNPFLSGAQRSAFCGFDTNSAVGYTPRFTAAECAAAATATGRTDPNYREVTGVQLSRRATEVGPRVSEFTTTFFDYRAGVRGDITSNIGYDLFGSYGESENFQLIQGYTLNSRVQQSLLVNRDPATGTVTCQNDANGCVPVNFFGPEGSITPDTIDFLTGNSSVLVRTTQAQARGTISGDFGFASPLATENIGFAVGGEYRKYTASQQSDSLSQSGDLGGAGGAAPNIDGGYDVYEAVGELIVPLVADRPFFNLLQVEGGVRYSSYTVDAVGDPSYNTTTWKVGGQWEPFDGIKFRGNYSRAVRAPNIGELFSPVNTTLTNLADDPCANLTDAGIPIGGRAIPTGVLRDVCIAQGAPAASIGQIAVPTSGQAQSTGGGNVNLLPEESDSWSAGAVFTPTFLPGFSASIDYYHIVVDGAVSSPTPDDVVSACFDALSVTNPACLAIRRNPIDGSLSGDPSTTLGLPITLSNLGFIKTDGVDLTANYTRDFGIFGLSLGFNGNWTNRSQFNANASSDDSILRECVGLYSANCASIQPEFSWSQRTTLSFDDVDVSLLWRHIDRVDYEFADSVDDAAFAGTIDEPAGTYDFNTIEPYDYFDLTVRYAVTENFTFSVAAMNMFDKQPPLVGNTIGSTAYNSGNTYPSTYDAVGRRFSASARIRF, encoded by the coding sequence ATGAAGAAGCTAACCCGCCAGCGGTTGCTCGCCTCGACGCTGATGATCGGCGCGACCGTCGTCGCCGCACCTGCGTTCGCACAGGTTGCGCCGCAGTCGACCGAGACCGTCACCGAGCAGCCCAACACCGGCAGCCCGACCGAGAACGTTCAGGACGAAGCCGCAATTACCGGCCAGGACATCGTCGTCACCGGCTCGCTGATCCGCAATCCCAACCTCATCGCGTCGAACCCGGTCAGCGTCATCGGTGCCGACGAAATCGATCTGCAGCAGGCTAACGTCGCTGAAGAACTGCTTCGCGAACTGCCGGGCGTCGTCCCGTCGGTCGGTTCGGCGGTCAACAACGGCAATGGCGGCGCATCGTTCGTCAATCTTCGCGGCCTCGGCTCGAACCGCAACCTCGTCCTGCTCGACGGCGTTCGCCTGGTTCCCGGCACGCTGCAGGGCCAGTTCGATTTGAACAACGTGCCGCTGGCACTGGTCCAGCGCGTCGACGTGCTGACGGGCGGCGCATCGACCACCTACGGCGCGGACGCCATCTCGGGCGTGGTCAACTTCATCACGCGCACCGATTTCGCCGGTATCGACCTCAACCTGTCGAACCAGATCGCCGAACAGGGCGACGGCGCGATCTTCCGCGCCGATCTGACCGTCGGTGCCAACTTCGACGACGGCCGCGGCAACGCGGTGCTCAGCATCGGCTATCAGCAGGCCGACCCCGTGTTCCAGGGCGACCGTGCGATCTCGCGCTTCCAGGTCGATTCGTTCACCGGTGGCGTTGGCGGCTCGGGCACCTCGGTCCCGTCGCGCTTCACCGGGGTAAACCCCACCGGTGCCGATTCGATCACGTCGGGCTGCGGTGCTGCGGGCCAGATCGCGTGCAACGCGGTCCAGGGCAACCGTCAGGTAAACGCAGCGGGCAACGCCTTCCGGCCGACCGCAGCGTTCACGCCGTTCAACTTCAACCCCGACAACATCTTCCAGACGCCGTTCGAGCGCTACAACATCTATGCAGCGGCGAACTACCAGATTTCGGACAATGTCGAGGTCTACAACCGCGCGATCTTCTCGAAGAACACCGTCAGCACCATCATCGCTCCGTCGGGTGCGTTCGCGGTTCCTGTGACGGTTGGTTTGAACAACCCGTTCCTGAGCGGCGCGCAGCGGAGCGCCTTCTGCGGCTTCGATACCAATTCGGCAGTGGGCTATACGCCGCGCTTCACCGCGGCTGAATGCGCCGCGGCGGCAACCGCTACCGGCCGCACCGACCCCAATTATCGCGAAGTCACCGGCGTGCAGCTGTCGCGCCGTGCGACCGAAGTCGGACCCCGCGTGTCGGAATTCACGACGACCTTCTTCGATTATCGCGCTGGCGTTCGTGGGGATATCACCTCGAACATCGGTTACGATCTGTTCGGGTCGTATGGCGAGAGCGAGAACTTCCAGCTCATCCAGGGCTACACGCTCAACTCGCGCGTGCAGCAGTCGCTGCTGGTCAATCGCGATCCGGCAACGGGGACGGTCACCTGCCAGAACGATGCCAATGGCTGCGTTCCGGTCAATTTCTTCGGTCCGGAAGGATCGATCACCCCCGACACGATCGATTTCCTGACCGGCAACAGTTCGGTGCTCGTCCGCACCACGCAGGCGCAGGCACGCGGCACGATCAGCGGTGACTTCGGCTTCGCATCGCCGCTGGCGACCGAGAATATCGGCTTCGCGGTCGGTGGCGAATATCGCAAGTACACCGCCAGCCAGCAGTCGGACTCGCTCTCGCAGAGCGGCGATCTGGGCGGCGCAGGCGGCGCGGCTCCGAACATCGACGGTGGCTATGACGTCTACGAAGCCGTCGGCGAATTGATCGTTCCGCTGGTTGCCGATCGTCCCTTCTTCAACCTGCTGCAGGTCGAAGGCGGCGTGCGCTATTCGAGCTATACCGTCGATGCGGTTGGCGATCCCAGCTACAACACCACGACCTGGAAGGTCGGTGGCCAGTGGGAGCCGTTCGACGGGATCAAGTTCCGCGGTAACTACAGCCGTGCGGTCCGTGCGCCGAACATCGGCGAATTGTTCAGCCCGGTGAATACCACGCTGACCAACCTGGCCGACGATCCCTGCGCCAACCTGACCGATGCCGGCATCCCGATCGGCGGCCGTGCGATCCCGACCGGCGTCCTTCGCGACGTTTGCATCGCGCAGGGCGCGCCGGCGGCATCGATCGGCCAGATTGCAGTCCCGACCTCGGGTCAGGCGCAGTCGACCGGCGGCGGCAACGTCAACCTGCTTCCCGAGGAATCGGACAGCTGGTCGGCGGGTGCGGTGTTCACCCCCACCTTCCTGCCGGGCTTCTCGGCGTCGATCGACTATTACCACATCGTCGTAGACGGTGCGGTGTCGTCGCCGACCCCCGACGACGTCGTCAGCGCGTGCTTCGATGCACTCAGCGTCACCAACCCGGCATGCCTTGCGATCCGTCGCAATCCGATCGACGGTTCGCTCTCGGGTGATCCCTCGACCACCCTCGGCCTGCCGATCACGCTGTCGAACCTTGGGTTCATCAAGACCGACGGCGTCGATTTGACCGCCAACTACACCCGCGACTTCGGCATTTTCGGTTTGTCGCTGGGCTTCAATGGCAACTGGACCAACCGCAGCCAGTTCAACGCGAACGCGTCGTCGGACGACAGCATCCTGCGCGAATGCGTCGGTCTGTATTCGGCCAACTGCGCGTCGATCCAGCCCGAGTTCAGCTGGTCGCAGCGCACCACGCTGTCGTTCGACGACGTCGACGTGTCGCTGCTGTGGCGCCACATCGACCGGGTCGACTACGAGTTCGCCGACAGCGTCGATGATGCCGCTTTTGCCGGCACGATCGACGAGCCAGCGGGCACGTACGACTTCAACACGATCGAGCCGTACGACTATTTCGATCTGACGGTCCGCTACGCCGTGACCGAGAACTTCACCTTCTCGGTCGCCGCGATGAACATGTTCGACAAGCAGCCACCGCTGGTCGGCAACACCATCGGTTCGACCGCATACAACAGCGGCAACACCTATCCGTCGACCTACGACGCGGTCGGTCGTCGCTTCTCGGCAAGCGCGCGCATCCGCTTCTAA
- the rpmB gene encoding 50S ribosomal protein L28, whose translation MSRICELTGKGRQVGHNVSHANNKTKRTFLPNLQNVTLMSDALGTSVRLRVSTHGLRSVEHVGGLDNWLAKTSETDLSLRARRLKREVAKKLDGAKAA comes from the coding sequence ATGTCGCGCATTTGCGAGCTGACCGGCAAGGGCCGGCAGGTGGGCCACAACGTATCCCACGCCAATAACAAGACCAAGCGCACGTTCCTGCCGAATCTGCAGAACGTCACGCTGATGTCGGACGCGCTGGGCACCAGCGTTCGCCTGCGCGTTTCGACGCACGGGCTGCGCTCGGTCGAGCATGTCGGCGGGCTGGACAACTGGCTGGCCAAGACCAGCGAGACCGACCTGTCGCTTCGCGCACGTCGCCTCAAGCGCGAAGTCGCCAAGAAGCTCGACGGCGCCAAGGCCGCCTGA
- a CDS encoding hemolysin family protein — MDNLPPFPWIDCAIIFALIALNGVFAMSELALVSSRPARLEAMARAGVRGARSALALSDSPGKFLSTVQIGITLIGILAGAYSGASLGGPVGARIALLGVEAELAQTIGFASVIAVTTYLSLIVGELVPKQFALRAPEAIASWIAGPMGWISTATAPLVWLLDSTTGLVFKILGLSRESENRVTAEELHLIVSEATKSGVIEEHERSIISGVVRLADRPVREIMTPRTDVDWIDLTLSPEAILERLRTTPHTRLPVGEGSVDAVIGVVQARDLVTALIEGVTLDLRALVRPAPVLPDQVDAMDALGALRRAEVAMGFVHDEYGHFEGIVTPANLLAAIAGDGHSDFDKEERVVVRDDGSLLVSGQMAADSLADRIGIDLPEDRDYATVAGLALSVLKRLPHEGESFVEQGWRFEIVDMDGRKIDKLLVEEQG; from the coding sequence ATGGACAACCTCCCTCCCTTTCCCTGGATCGACTGCGCGATCATCTTCGCGTTGATCGCGCTCAACGGCGTGTTCGCGATGTCCGAACTCGCCCTGGTGTCGTCGCGCCCCGCGCGGCTCGAGGCGATGGCGCGCGCCGGGGTCCGCGGTGCGCGCTCGGCGCTGGCGCTGTCCGACAGTCCGGGCAAATTCCTCTCCACGGTGCAGATCGGCATCACGCTGATCGGGATTCTGGCGGGCGCCTATTCGGGTGCGAGCCTGGGCGGGCCGGTCGGCGCGCGAATCGCCTTGCTCGGGGTCGAGGCCGAGCTCGCGCAGACGATCGGCTTCGCCTCGGTGATCGCCGTCACCACTTATTTGTCGCTGATCGTCGGCGAGCTGGTGCCAAAGCAATTCGCGCTTCGCGCGCCCGAGGCGATCGCGTCGTGGATCGCCGGCCCGATGGGCTGGATCTCGACCGCGACCGCGCCGCTGGTGTGGCTGCTCGATTCGACCACCGGGCTGGTCTTCAAGATCCTGGGGCTCAGCCGCGAATCGGAAAACCGCGTGACCGCCGAGGAACTCCATCTGATCGTATCCGAGGCGACGAAGTCGGGGGTGATCGAAGAGCATGAGCGTTCGATCATCTCGGGCGTGGTTCGGCTGGCGGATCGCCCGGTCCGCGAGATCATGACCCCGCGCACCGATGTCGACTGGATCGACCTCACGCTCTCACCCGAGGCGATCCTCGAACGGCTGCGCACGACCCCGCACACCCGGCTGCCGGTGGGCGAGGGGTCGGTCGATGCGGTGATCGGCGTGGTGCAGGCGCGCGATCTGGTGACCGCGTTGATCGAAGGGGTAACGCTCGACCTGCGCGCCTTGGTCCGCCCCGCGCCGGTGCTGCCCGATCAGGTTGACGCGATGGACGCGCTGGGGGCGCTGCGCCGCGCCGAAGTCGCGATGGGCTTCGTCCATGACGAATATGGCCATTTCGAAGGCATCGTGACGCCTGCAAACCTGCTCGCGGCGATCGCCGGCGATGGGCATTCGGACTTCGACAAGGAAGAGCGCGTCGTCGTTCGCGACGACGGGTCGCTGCTGGTGTCGGGGCAGATGGCCGCCGATTCGCTCGCCGACCGGATCGGCATCGACCTGCCCGAGGATCGCGATTACGCGACCGTCGCGGGGCTGGCGCTGTCGGTGCTCAAGCGCCTGCCGCACGAGGGCGAAAGCTTCGTCGAACAGGGCTGGCGCTTCGAGATCGTCGACATGGACGGGCGCAAGATCGACAAATTGCTGGTCGAGGAACAGGGCTAG
- the xseA gene encoding exodeoxyribonuclease VII large subunit, translating to MADPFFMPNNDELGLVAESRAGDNAAPLSVGDLSMKLKRMVEGEFSHVRLKGEISGYKRASSGHVYLCLKDDKAVIDGVMWKGAAAALPFAAADGIEVIATGKLTTYPGRSKYQIVIERMELAGEGALMALLERNKARFEAEGLFAKSKARRPLPFMPRTIGVVTSPTGAVIRDILHRLGERCPSHVIVWPVKVQGQGAAEEIAAAVRGFDAMPADGPVRRPDLVIVARGGGSIEDLWAFNEEAVVRAVAGCSIPIISAVGHETDTSLCDHAADLRAPTPTAAAEIAVPVRAELADTIAMLGLRTERCVRRYQERRRERLDALVRVLPRRDALLGPQRQKTDDLAARLSRGLERRLDAGRRQLDRAGAVLRPAMLNQRLAGARAALAAMERLHLSVNPDAPLERGYARVEAKGSGKGGSGKVVADTAAARAAGALILHFRDGTIDARVERGGAKAYAAPSPEQPSLL from the coding sequence ATGGCCGATCCCTTCTTCATGCCCAATAACGATGAACTTGGGCTGGTAGCCGAGAGCCGCGCAGGGGACAACGCAGCACCGCTCAGCGTCGGCGACCTGTCGATGAAGCTCAAGCGGATGGTCGAGGGCGAATTCAGCCATGTCCGGCTGAAGGGTGAGATTTCGGGCTATAAGCGCGCGAGCTCGGGACATGTGTATCTGTGCCTGAAGGACGACAAGGCGGTGATCGACGGCGTGATGTGGAAGGGGGCAGCCGCGGCGCTTCCCTTCGCCGCCGCCGACGGGATCGAAGTGATCGCCACCGGCAAGCTCACCACCTATCCCGGCCGATCGAAATACCAGATCGTCATCGAGCGGATGGAGCTGGCGGGCGAGGGCGCGCTGATGGCGCTGCTCGAACGCAACAAGGCGCGGTTCGAGGCCGAGGGGCTGTTCGCCAAGTCGAAGGCGCGGCGGCCCTTGCCCTTCATGCCGCGCACGATCGGCGTCGTCACCTCGCCCACCGGCGCGGTGATCCGCGACATCCTCCATCGGCTGGGCGAACGCTGCCCCAGCCATGTCATCGTGTGGCCGGTCAAGGTGCAGGGGCAGGGCGCGGCCGAGGAGATCGCCGCTGCGGTGCGCGGGTTCGACGCGATGCCCGCCGACGGCCCGGTGCGCCGGCCCGACCTGGTGATCGTCGCGCGCGGCGGTGGCTCGATCGAGGATTTGTGGGCGTTCAACGAGGAGGCCGTGGTTCGCGCGGTGGCGGGGTGCTCGATCCCGATCATTTCGGCGGTTGGGCACGAGACCGATACGTCGCTGTGCGACCACGCCGCCGATCTGCGGGCACCCACGCCGACCGCCGCCGCCGAGATCGCGGTCCCCGTCCGCGCCGAGCTGGCCGACACCATCGCGATGCTGGGGCTCCGCACCGAACGCTGCGTCCGGCGCTATCAGGAGCGCAGGCGCGAGCGGCTCGATGCGCTGGTGCGCGTGCTGCCCCGGCGCGACGCGCTGCTCGGGCCGCAGCGGCAGAAGACCGACGATCTGGCCGCGCGCCTCTCGCGCGGGCTCGAACGCCGGCTCGATGCCGGACGGCGCCAGCTCGATCGCGCGGGCGCGGTGCTGCGCCCGGCGATGCTCAACCAGCGGCTGGCGGGCGCGCGCGCCGCGCTCGCGGCGATGGAGCGGCTGCATCTGTCGGTGAACCCCGACGCGCCGCTCGAACGCGGCTATGCCAGGGTCGAGGCCAAGGGATCGGGCAAGGGGGGATCGGGCAAGGTCGTCGCCGACACCGCCGCCGCCCGCGCGGCAGGCGCGCTCATCCTCCACTTCCGCGACGGCACCATCGACGCGCGGGTTGAGCGCGGCGGTGCCAAGGCATATGCTGCGCCGAGCCCCGAACAGCCCAGCCTGCTGTAA
- a CDS encoding DUF2093 domain-containing protein — MTQSGRVAKLHYMANGFRVLANGDHVVCAVTGEPIALEALRYWNVARQEAYASADIATRAMTAA; from the coding sequence ATGACCCAATCCGGCCGGGTGGCGAAGCTGCATTACATGGCCAATGGCTTTCGCGTGCTCGCCAATGGCGACCATGTCGTGTGCGCGGTGACCGGCGAGCCGATCGCGCTCGAGGCGCTGCGCTATTGGAACGTCGCGCGGCAGGAAGCCTATGCCAGCGCCGACATCGCGACCCGGGCGATGACCGCCGCATGA